The window ATTCGCAATCCAAGGGCATCCCGGGCCTGCGGCGTGCGCAGGCGGGATATTATGCGCGCCGCTTCGGCGTCGATCTTGATCCCGAGAGCGAAGTGGTGGTGACCATGGGCTCGAAGGAGGGCCTCTCCAGCCTTGCGACTGCGATCATCGCGCCGGGCGACGTGGTGCTCGCGCCCAACCCGTCCTACCCGATCCACACCTTCGGCTTCATCATCGCCGGCGCCACGATCCGCTCGGTGCCGACCACGCCGGACGAGCATTACTGGGAATCGCTCGAGCGGGCGATGAACTACACCGTCCCGCGCCCCTCGGTGCTGGTGGTGAGCTATCCGTCGAACCCCACCGCCGAAACTGTGGACCTGCCGTTCTACGAGCGGCTGGTGGCATGGGCCAAGGAGAACCAGGTCTGGATCGTCAGCGATCTGGCCTATTCCGAGCTCTATTTTGATGGGCGTCCGACGCGCTCGATCATGGAAGTGCCGGGCGCGAAGGATGTCGCGATCGAGTTCACCTCGATGTCCAAGACCTATTCGATGGCCGGTTGGCGCATGGGCTTTGCGGTGGGCAACAAGCAGCTGATCGCGGCGCTGACCCGGGTGAAGTCCTATCTCGATTACGGGGCCTTCACCCCGATCCAGGCCGCCGCCTGCGCGGCGCTCAACGGGCCGCAGGACATTATCGAGAGCAACCGCCAGCTCTACCACAAGCGCCGAGACGTGATGGTCGAAGCCTTCGGCCGTGCGGGATGGGACATTCCCCCGCCGCCTGCCTCGATGTTCGCCTGGGCCCCGCTGCCCCCGGCATTGAAGTCGATGGGAAGCCTTGAATTCTCCAAGCAATTGCTCACCCAGGCGCAGGTCGCAGTGGCACCGGGCGTGGGCTATGGCGAAAACGGCGAGGGCTATGTCCGGATCGCCATGGTCGAGAACGAGCAGCGGCTTCGGCAGGCAGCGCGCAACATCAAGCGTTACCTTCAGTCGGTCGGAGTCAACAGTTCGGCGGCTTGAGCTGCAAACTGCTTCAAATCCGGTGCATTCCTTGCCCGATTGGGTTATCCTGCCGGCTAACCCGGGGCCAAAGCTGATGGAGAAACCGATGTTGTCCGGAGCCGCCAAGCGGCTGACCGACAGACAGCGAGCCGTGATGGAGCGCATCGACCGGCGCGTGCCGATCAAGGTCATCGCGCTCGAACTCGGCGTATCCGAAACCCGGATCAACCAGCATATCCGCGCGCTCAAGGCCTTCTACGATGCCGGGAGCCTGGGCGAACTGGTGGAGAATTACCGGGCGACGCTGCCGCCGGCCGCGACCCTTGCCGGAGAGGCGCTTGCAGGGGCGGCTGAAGAGGCGGGGGGAACGGATATCTCCAGCCCCTTCAGTGAAGCTGCATACACGAAAAAGCAGATAGTCGCGGCGCACCAATTTGCTGACCAGTTGACCCGGGATGACCCCGGACAACTGGTGATGAGCGACGTCATACCACTGCTTGACCAGGCACCCTGGCTGAGGCCGGGCGAACCGCGGGTGGTCCCCGGAGTGCTCGATGGCGAACACGCCGTCCTGTTCCGCCTCGGGGCGATCGTCGGGATCGCATCGGGAATTCTGGCTGCCGTGGTGCTCACCATCACTGCCGCCGTGACCCTGAGCGAGGCGACGGATGGAAGGGCTGTCATCTCCGCGGATCGCAGCTTGGCCACCGGGTGAGCATCGGTGCGCTGGGGAGACCCACGATGAACAACCGCATGCAGAACGATGCCCGCAACCTCAAGAAACTGGTCCGCGAAGCCGAGGCGCTGGCTGACGAAACGATCATCGCCATGGCCCGCCTGAAGCAGGCGATGCTGGCCGCCCGCCAGAACCCCGAAGTCGAAATCGCTACTGGCCAGCGCGCGCTGATGCGTCTGACCGAAGCCGAGAGCCAGGCGCTCTCGATGTCCACCAGCCTGCTGCGCGTGCATGACGAATTGAGCAAGGTTGCCCGCGTCCACGCCGGCGGCGACATTGGTTCGCCGACCGTCATTCCGCCCGATGCCATGGTGCAGAGCCGCGCCGCAGCCGAGCGGGTCGAAGCCTGAGCACGCCAGCGACAATGATCGAATTCCTCAACGCCTACCGGGTCGATGCGCAGCATATCACCAGTGTCTTTCTGGCACTGGCGGTATGGCGCTGGGGCGGAGGGCCGGAACGCTGGCTGACGGGCATTTTCGTGGCGACCATGGTGGTGCCCGTCTACCTGCTGAGAGGGGCAGGCCTGGGCCTTCCCACAGCCGGCCCGGATGCCTGGCTCTATTTTGGAATCGATCTTGTCGCGATGGCGGGCTTCGGGCTGGTGGCGCTCAATGCGAACCGCAACTACCCGCTGTGGGTAGCCGGGTTCCAGCTGGTCGCGGTCGGCGCGCATATGATCAAGGGCATGGTCGAAGGGGTTTCGCTCTTCGCGCTGGTGATCCTGATCGTTGGCCCGTCCTATTGCCAGCTGCTGGTGCTGATCGCAGGCTTTGTCCGCCACGTCCGGCGCGAGAAGCGCTTCGGCACCTATCGTGACTGGCGCGTCGCACGGCCGCGGGCAGCCCTGTTCCAGACCTGACCGCAGCGCGGGGGATCCTTTATGTCTGACACCACTGTCTCCCGTGCGGCCGGAGCGGCCCGATGGTGATCGCCGCGCTTCAGTCGCGCGCACCCCAGGCCGAACGGCCCGAGGCGCGCCTCGGCACGCTGGTCTCCGGCCTGCGCGGCTTCGTGCTGGCGTCCGGCTCCCATGCCGAGCGCTGCCATGCGCTGTTCGTCGACGAGCGGCGCTGCTACCTCGGCGATTGCGGTGTGGGCACGGGCAGCTTCAGCACGCTGTCGCTCAGGATGCGCGAGATCTTCGGCGAGGCGCTGCGGCTCGACGCGCGCGGCCTCATCCTCGCGCATAACCACCCGTCCGGCCATTGCCGCCCGAGCGGCTGCGACATTGTCGCCACCCGCCGCCTGTCGGAGATGGCGCGGGCGCTCGACATCGAGCTTATCGATCACCTGATCTTCACCGAGCGGTCGGTCTATTCCATGCGTGCTGGGGGATTGCTGTGAACTCCATGTCCTTCAACGGCCTGTTTCCCGATAGCGACACCCTGATCCCGCGTTTTCGCGAGGCGGGCGATGTGACGCTCGATCTGTTCCACCGCGATGGCCGGGTGGAGGACCGCTGGCTGGGCCTGCACCCGCGCGAATTCGAGCTGCTGTGGCGGCTCGCCGAACAGCCGGGCGAGCGCCTGACCCGCCGCCAGCTGCTGGCCGATGTGTGGCGCATCACCTTCGAGCCGGAAACCAACAGCCTCGCGGTGCATGTGGCGCGGGTGCGGGCGAAGCTTGAGCCCTTCGGCCTTGCGCGGATGCTCGCGACCCATCCCGATGGCGGCTACTTTCTCGACACGCCGCCGGGGCCGGGCCATTTCCGGCTGGTCAGGCCCGTCGGCGTATAGGCTGGACTTGGGTGCCGGAATCGGCAAGGCTGACACGCAACGACACAGCTTTACGAGGGAGCGTCTGGCCCATGTCCGCCACCACCATGACCACCAATGATCGGATCGCGATCACGCTCGGCGAGGACGGCGTTGCCGAAGTCCGCTTCACCCGCGCGGACAAGATGAACGCGCTCGACCACGCAATGTTCGAGAGCATCATCGAGGCCGGGCACGCGCTCCAGCGGATGAAGGGCCTGCGCGTCGTGGTGCTCTCGGGCGAGGGCCGGGCGTTCTGCGCGGGGCTCGATCTGTCGAACTTTGCGCGCAAGCCGGCCGAGGACGAACCCCCGCTGACCGAGCGCACCTATGGCAATGCCAACCGCCCGCAGCAGGTGGCGATGCAGTGGCGCAAGCTTCCGGTTCCGGTGATCGCGGCGGTGCACGGCGTGTGCTTCGGCGGGGGCCTTCAGATCGCGAGCGGCGCGGATATCCGCATCGTCCACCCCGAGACCCGCATGGCGATCATGGAGATGAAGTGGGGCCTCGTCCCCGACATGGGCGGCTATGCCCTGTGGCGGGGCGTAGTGCGTGACGATGTCCTGCGCGAGCTGATCTACACCAACCGCGAATTCTCCGGCGCCGAAGCCCAGACGCTCGGCCTTGCGACCTATGTCGACGAGAACCCGCGTGACCGGGCGCTCGAAATCGCCCGCACCATCGCCAACAAGAACCCCCACGCCATCCGCGCCGCCAAGCGCCTTCAGGCCGGGATGTTCGAGCACGAGACCGATGCCATCCTGCTGGAGGAAAGCATCGAGCAGCACGCGATCATGCGCAGCCGCAATCAGGTGGAAGCGGTGATGGCCGAGATGGAGCGCCGCAAGCCCAATTTCGAGGATCTCTAGGCGGGGGCAGACAGTTCGCGCCGAGCTA is drawn from Erythrobacter sp. and contains these coding sequences:
- a CDS encoding LL-diaminopimelate aminotransferase, producing the protein MNDQFYRMKRMPPYVIAEVNAMRHAARLEGQDIIDLGMGNPDQPPPQHVIDKLCEVAAKPDAHGYSQSKGIPGLRRAQAGYYARRFGVDLDPESEVVVTMGSKEGLSSLATAIIAPGDVVLAPNPSYPIHTFGFIIAGATIRSVPTTPDEHYWESLERAMNYTVPRPSVLVVSYPSNPTAETVDLPFYERLVAWAKENQVWIVSDLAYSELYFDGRPTRSIMEVPGAKDVAIEFTSMSKTYSMAGWRMGFAVGNKQLIAALTRVKSYLDYGAFTPIQAAACAALNGPQDIIESNRQLYHKRRDVMVEAFGRAGWDIPPPPASMFAWAPLPPALKSMGSLEFSKQLLTQAQVAVAPGVGYGENGEGYVRIAMVENEQRLRQAARNIKRYLQSVGVNSSAA
- a CDS encoding JAB domain-containing protein, producing MVIAALQSRAPQAERPEARLGTLVSGLRGFVLASGSHAERCHALFVDERRCYLGDCGVGTGSFSTLSLRMREIFGEALRLDARGLILAHNHPSGHCRPSGCDIVATRRLSEMARALDIELIDHLIFTERSVYSMRAGGLL
- a CDS encoding winged helix-turn-helix domain-containing protein gives rise to the protein MSFNGLFPDSDTLIPRFREAGDVTLDLFHRDGRVEDRWLGLHPREFELLWRLAEQPGERLTRRQLLADVWRITFEPETNSLAVHVARVRAKLEPFGLARMLATHPDGGYFLDTPPGPGHFRLVRPVGV
- a CDS encoding crotonase/enoyl-CoA hydratase family protein gives rise to the protein MSATTMTTNDRIAITLGEDGVAEVRFTRADKMNALDHAMFESIIEAGHALQRMKGLRVVVLSGEGRAFCAGLDLSNFARKPAEDEPPLTERTYGNANRPQQVAMQWRKLPVPVIAAVHGVCFGGGLQIASGADIRIVHPETRMAIMEMKWGLVPDMGGYALWRGVVRDDVLRELIYTNREFSGAEAQTLGLATYVDENPRDRALEIARTIANKNPHAIRAAKRLQAGMFEHETDAILLEESIEQHAIMRSRNQVEAVMAEMERRKPNFEDL